In Piliocolobus tephrosceles isolate RC106 chromosome 12, ASM277652v3, whole genome shotgun sequence, one DNA window encodes the following:
- the POU3F4 gene encoding POU domain, class 3, transcription factor 4, whose translation MATAASNPYSILSSTSLVHADSAGMQQGSPFRNPQKLLQSDYLQGVPSNGHPLGHHWVTSLSDGGPWSSTLAASPLDQQDVKPGREDLQLGAIIHHRSPHVAHHSPHTNHPNAWGASPAPNPSITSSGQPLNVYSQPGFTVSGMLEHGGLTPPPAAASAQSLHPVLREPPDHGELGSHHCQDHSDEETPTSDELEQFAKQFKQRRIKLGFTQADVGLALGTLYGNVFSQTTICRFEALQLSFKNMCKLKPLLNKWLEEADSSTGSPTSIDKIAAQGRKRKKRTSIEVSVKGVLETHFLKCPKPAAQEISSLADSLQLEKEVVRVWFCNRRQKEKRMTPPGDQQPHEVYSHTVKTDTSCHDL comes from the coding sequence ATGGCCACAGCTGCCTCGAATCCCTACAGCATTCTCAGTTCCACCTCCCTAGTCCATGCGGACTCTGCGGGCATGCAGCAGGGGAGTCCTTTCCGCAACCCTCAGAAACTTCTCCAAAGTGATTACTTGCAGGGAGTTCCCAGCAATGGGCATCCCCTCGGGCATCACTGGGTGACCAGTCTGAGCGACGGGGGCCCATGGTCCTCTACCCTGGCCGCCAGCCCCTTGGACCAGCAGGACGTGAAGCCCGGGCGCGAAGACCTGCAACTGGGTGCGATCATCCATCACCGCTCGCCACACGTAGCCCACCACTCACCGCACACTAACCATCCCAACGCCTGGGGGGCGAGCCCAGCACCGAACCCGTCTATCACGTCGAGCGGCCAACCCCTCAACGTGTACTCGCAGCCTGGCTTCACCGTGAGTGGCATGCTGGAACACGGGGGACTCACCCCACCTCCAGCTGCCGCCTCTGCACAGAGCCTGCACCCGGTGCTCCGAGAGCCCCCGGATCACGGCGAACTGGGCTCGCACCATTGCCAGGATCACTCCGACGAAGAGACGCCAACCTCTGATGAGTTGGAACAGTTCGCCAAACAATTCAAACAAAGAAGAATCAAGTTGGGCTTCACGCAGGCCGACGTGGGGTTGGCGCTGGGCACACTGTATGGTAACGTGTTCTCGCAGACCACCATCTGCAGGTTCGAGGCCTTGCAGCTGAGCTTCAAAAATATGTGCAAGCTGAAGCCCCTGCTGAACAAGTGGCTGGAGGAGGCTGATTCGTCCACAGGGAGCCCGACCAGCATTGACAAGATCGCTGCACAGGGCCGCAAGCGCAAGAAGAGGACCTCCATCGAGGTGAGTGTCAAGGGCGTACTGGAGACGCATTTCCTCAAGTGTCCCAAGCCTGCCGCGCAGGAGATCTCCTCGCTGGCAGACAGCCTCCAGTTGGAGAAAGAAGTGGTGCGTGTCTGGTTCTGTAATcgaagacaaaaagagaaaagaatgactCCGCCAGGGGATCAGCAGCCACATGAGGTTTATTCGCACACCGTGAAAACAGACACGTCTTGCCATGATCTCTGA